In Exiguobacterium sp. 9-2, the genomic window AGCGGTGATCATAGCGCTGAATTTTGTAAGGAGTGGTGTCGTTACGGCAGCAGCACCGATACCAGTGATACCACCGGCAAGCACAGCACTCATCGGGATGACCATCATGTCAAATTTCGTTTTTCCAGTCATGCGTTTTCCAACGTATACAGCGACCGCAGCTGCGAGTAACGCACTGATTGGCTGACCGGGTACAAGAACGAGTCCAGAAGCAGTCGATTGAAGTGCAGCACCACCAATCGTCGCTGCGATCATCGCGCTGAACAGGACAAGTGTGTTTCCTCCGAGCTGAAAGGCGATACCGGCACCGAGTGCAGGAGCAAGCAGTACTTTTGCGACGCCGCCAATCGTCAGCAACATTTGGATATGTAAAAAATTGCCGAGCGTCTCAATCAGGAGTCCGACACCGAGTGTTACAAGAACGGCATTCGCCATTCCAGCTGATACTTTTACCATTCGATCCATCGCATATTCTTTCAACGTTGTCATCCTCTCTCTATCTATCTCTATTTTTTGCCATGAAAAAAGCCTATCCATTTTTGGGATAGGCGCCACTCATTCTGTGCGGGCGCCTCATTCGATGCATCGAAAGGAGGGCCCAAAAATCATTTCCGTTTCATCATCGGAAAAGTTTTCAGTCCCTCATGCATAGAATAATCAGTCGTCCGGCTTGGTTAAATGGCTGTTGCGTCGGAATCATTCAATCGTGCCCCTCTCTGTGAATTTTTCTAAGCCTAACATGCTTCTGATCAATAATCAATATTTTCTGACAATTTATTTTTTCTCTAAATCTAATAGGAATTCACGCTATCATCGGGAAATCCTAATGTACTAACAATGGAGGCGTTTACATGAAAGTAATGATTTTTACAGATATTCACGGGAATGTTTCAGCATTGCGTGCCGTGTTGTCCTATCTCGATCAGTCTTCAGACATCGATGCTATATATTGCCTCGGTGATCTCGTCGGTATCGGACCTGAACATAATGAGGTCATCAATTTGTTAAGGCAGCGACCTGATATTCAGACGATTTCAGGAAACCATGATGAATGCGTCCTTGCTTTGATTCATGGGGATGTCTATCCCGCTAGTTACCAACATGCGAAAGAGCATCACCAATGGATTGCAGATTCATTGACGCAGGAGAATCAGAGTTATTTGGAGCGTTTACCGCGTGTATTGAATGTCACCCATCAGGAACAAATGATGTATCTGACACACTATGCCTATGCCGATCAGACGAAAAAAATCGGTGAGGAGCCCTTAAAGCCAGCAGTGGATGGAACAAAAGAAAGCTTACCCGTCCTTTTTTCTGGAAATGAGGCGCGAATCATTGGCTTTGGTCACCACCATCCAGCACAACAAGTTGAGACGGAGCAAACGCTGTACATCAACCCTGGAGCGGTCGGATGTCAGGAAACAGCTCTTGCCCCAGTAGCAATCCTCACTTTAGAAAAAGGACAAGTTCGTTCGGAGATTCTGACGATTCCATATGATGACCGACCATTTCTAAATGTACTCAATACAACAGAAATGCCGGAACGTGAATTGATGCGACGTCTCTTCTTCGGAAATAGATCATGAAAAAAACCTTCATGAATAGTTCATGAAGGAAGTCGATCATGCAGAAAGTTTCGTCATGATTGAGACGAGGCAGACGATAATCAGTAACAGGATGCCGATATTTCGTTTCAACGAGTGGCGTGACCAGTAGAAGAATAGTGCAAGGACAGGAGCCACGAAAAAGGCAAGAACAAGACTGATCAGTGTTGCAAGAAATAAAACAAATATCCAGAGCTTGCTCGTTGTCCGGTAAACCTGCCACATGTCGTAAAGCGACATAAGTGTATAAGCGAGTAATACAAAGATGATTCCAGTTGATAAACTCAAAACGATCATCACTCCATTTCTTTTTTAGTATAAGGGAAGGAGCAAAGATGACTATATGTCTTGCAGGAAAAAACGTGACGAATCGATGAACGTACGACTAAACGCTGTAATGAAGGAAAAGGAGAGGAATTCATGTCAGATATGTATCGCCGTTTTTTTCTGTTTCCAGATATTTTAATCATGCTTGTATTACTGATTGGAATAAGTGGGTATATCATCGCGCAACCATTCAGTTGGTCCATGTTGCTATTCTTTTGCATCGGATTGATCGTCATGTTGCTTGCTTACGAGTGGAAGCATTATGTGGCGCATGTTTTGCTAAAGCCGAGAAGACGCTTTGGGAAATGGATGAAAAAACAGTCTTATCCAGCCAAGCGACACGTGATTTAGAAAAAGAATTGAATAATAAAAAACCGTCGATCCATGGATCAGCGGTTTTTTATTCATAGAACGCGCAACATGGCACGTCGAATCGTATCGAGTTCAAGTGGACGCGCAATCGATGGCCATTCGGCGATCAACGCGATATACGTTCGAAAGATCAGGAAGGCCGTGACATCGACCGGTATGTCGCGATCGTCTTGACCAAGACGAGTCTCAAGTAATGTCTTGATATATTCGACGACATGTCGTTCAATCCGCATCCGTAATTCCTGCATCTCTTGTAATTTTAAGTTGCGTGTTTCTTCGATGATTTGAAGAATGAATAAGTGTTGTTGCTGATGATAGACGATGGCGTCGATCATTGCTTGTTTATTTTCTTCTACGGTCGCCTGTTCGACGTAAGCGCGTTCTGCTTCTTCTTTCATCTCTTGCAACACACGTGTTACGAGTGATTCAAACAGATTGAGTTTACTTTCGAACAATTGATAGACGGTTGGTTTTCCGACATGAGCGCGTCGGGCGACACGCTCGATCGTCGTTCCCTTATAACCGAGTTCTGAAAAGCAAGCCATTGCTGAGTCGAGTATCAAAGTTTCTTTATCAGACTGTGTCATGTTGTTTTCGTCTCGCTTTCGTTGAGAGTAGAATCCGTTTGGCTCCGAGCCCTCCAACGAAGCTGATGATTAATGCGACGACTAATATGGTCGCAAGGACTTGACTATTGGATACGAGGGCATCCGTCACACCGAGTCCAAGCGCTTCGCGGAATCCACCGACCGAATATGTCATCGGTAAGAAAGCGTGAATCGCTTGGAAGAACCCTGGCGTCATTTCGACAGGGAACGTTCCACCACTACCACCGATTTGAAGAAGGAGTAGTAAGAAGGCAAGGAACTGTCCGACGCGACCGAGTAGCATCGCGAGCGTGAACAGAATGGTAATGAACGTCATACCTGTCAAGGCAGCGAATCCATAGAGCGCAGGGACACTCGCGACATCAGCATCCAGCACATAGACGATTGCTGTGGCCGCT contains:
- a CDS encoding metallophosphoesterase family protein, yielding MKVMIFTDIHGNVSALRAVLSYLDQSSDIDAIYCLGDLVGIGPEHNEVINLLRQRPDIQTISGNHDECVLALIHGDVYPASYQHAKEHHQWIADSLTQENQSYLERLPRVLNVTHQEQMMYLTHYAYADQTKKIGEEPLKPAVDGTKESLPVLFSGNEARIIGFGHHHPAQQVETEQTLYINPGAVGCQETALAPVAILTLEKGQVRSEILTIPYDDRPFLNVLNTTEMPERELMRRLFFGNRS
- a CDS encoding TetR/AcrR family transcriptional regulator, whose translation is MTQSDKETLILDSAMACFSELGYKGTTIERVARRAHVGKPTVYQLFESKLNLFESLVTRVLQEMKEEAERAYVEQATVEENKQAMIDAIVYHQQQHLFILQIIEETRNLKLQEMQELRMRIERHVVEYIKTLLETRLGQDDRDIPVDVTAFLIFRTYIALIAEWPSIARPLELDTIRRAMLRVL